The Canis lupus baileyi chromosome 37, mCanLup2.hap1, whole genome shotgun sequence DNA window TTCTcccttaaaataaaatcccagggCATGAATAAGTCACTGGACTTGGAGAGGTTTAGGGAGATCTTGGGACTGGAAAGTGAAGAGGCTGAGGCAGATCCTTATGCcctgcccacccccgcccccatcacAGATGGACTTTCACTTGCTTCCTCTTCCTTCACATATTCCAGTTGTAGTGTCTCTTACATTCTTGTATATTTAAGCCAGGTAGAAAACTCTAATGGATGAATTCCTGACCTTTGCAAGAGGCAGTATTTAGACTACGTTAACGTTTTTGGCGAAGAAACTGGTGGAATTGGAAGGACATGGGTTTGAGACTGGCAAGAAATCCGCTGGGATTTAGAAATGCAAGTCGCAGATAGTACATGGCTCCATTAGATGCCACTGTAGCCACTCGGATGCTCACAGCAAGTGGATTTTCTAAAAGAATGTTCCTCTTTTAATTTAGGGCCACCCGACACTTTGCCCAACTTTGCCCCTAATTACTCCCTGATCTAGGGTAGTGGAAATAACAAAGCGAAACAAAATGGGGAAACGAAGCCTCTCCAAGTGTGGTGGGCCTCCAGGAACATTACACTCAGTAAGGAGCTACCAGAGCAGCTAAGAGAACACAATAGTCCAGTTGCATAGATTTACCCTTTGGTGATTCTCACAGGCTGGAATTACGTTTTGCTTCTAGATTAATACTGCTTGACAAAGTATTACAATGGCTGTACTGGTCATTTTCAAGCTTAAGTTACAGCTCTTTAAATGAGCATATGGGTGGCTCTTAAAAGGGCCTGAAGTCGTTGTCGTAGTTGCACAGGAGTTTGCTTGAAGCTGGTGTACTTGGTGAAGGCCTTGGTGCCCTCGGACACGGCGTGCTTGGCCAGCTCCCCGGGCAGCAGCAGGCGCACGGCCGTCTGGATCTCCCTGGACGTGATGGTCGAGCGCTTGTTGTAATGCGCCAGGCGCGACGCCTCGCCCGCGATGCGCTCGAAGATGTCGTTGACGAACGAGTTCATGATGCCCATGGCCTTGGACGAGATGCCCGTGTCGGGGTGCACCTGCTTCAGCACCTTGTACACGTACACCGAGTAGCTCTCCTTGCGGCTGCGCTTGCGCTTCTTGCCGTCCTTCTTCTGCGCCTTGGTCACCGCCTTCTTGGAGCCCTTCTTCGGGGCCGGCGCGGACTTGGCGGGCTCGGGCTTTACAATCAGAAACCAGTACTAAAACGCAACGAAAAAAGTACGCCCGCGACCAAGCGCCCTCCTATTTATTTGACACGTATGCAAATTAGGGATTGCAGACTTACATTTCTGATTGGCTTCTACAGTATCCTAACCGCCGATAGGCTCCTTCTTTATCCTAAGCTCTCATTGGTCTTTCCCCGTAGTTCAACCTTAAATAATTTGATCTTGTAACTCACAAACGTTCTATGCAAATTAGGGGCATTGTTGCTCTCT harbors:
- the LOC140626394 gene encoding histone H2B 1/2-like, which gives rise to MGIMNSFVNDIFERIAGEASRLAHYNKRSTITSREIQTAVRLLLPGELAKHAVSEGTKAFTKYTSFKQTPVQLRQRLQALLRATHMLI